Proteins encoded together in one Temnothorax longispinosus isolate EJ_2023e chromosome 5, Tlon_JGU_v1, whole genome shotgun sequence window:
- the LOC139813979 gene encoding MAPK regulated corepressor interacting protein 2 yields the protein MYTVSKGPSKIVAKTRRGISQNLERLETLRDLTRKTDIEDDHEITRHVPKPVFHMNGKSKFISQRHQMQEVITPQHEELIKFIYESWNQVNTRQRSECCDGTECAELCSPKDSIVYYNDGEPNDNLQDFKPFDLESWWGKRLFNNITKSL from the exons ATGTATACCGTGTCAAAGGGACCTAGCAAGATCGTAGCGAAAACTCGACGAG GGATCAGTCAGAATCTCGAAAGATTGGAAACTCTTCGCGATCTGACGAGGAAGACCGACATTGAAGACGACCACGAGATCACCCg TCATGTACCAAAGCCGGTGTTCCATATGAATGGGAAATCTAAGTTCATCTCGCAGCGACATCAGATGCAAGAAGTTATCACGCCACAGCACGAGGAacttatcaaatttatttacgaaT caTGGAATCAAGTTAATACGCGGCAAAGAAGCGAATGTTGCGATGGCACAGAATGTGCAGAACTTTGCA GTCCTAAGGATTCTATAGTATATTACAATGACGGTGAACCAAATGATAATCTTCAAG ACTTTAAACCGTTTGATTTGGAATCTTGGTGGGGCAAACGATTGTTTAACAATATCACCAAGTCACTCTGA
- the LOC139813977 gene encoding TOM1-like protein 2 isoform X3 yields the protein MSLFGVGNPFSTQVGQKIESATDGSLPSENWTLNMEICDIINETEDGPKDAIKAIKRRLNQAAGKNYTIVMYTLTVLETCVKNCGKRFHALACSREFVQDLVKLIGPKNEPPTAVQEKVLSLIQTWADTFRHQPHTQGVVQVYQELKIKGIQFPMTDLDAMAPIITPERSVPETEQIPASLATSEQPASLGTQNLPSQTSQSIGQLTQLSEQQLAKLQSELDVVQGNMRVLSEMLAYFTSPDQSSKQQPDSADLELLNELHSTCKAMQERVVDLIGKLAHDEMTAELLRINDELNNLFLRYTRYTKNKMQVPASAILAQTIAHPPNAELTPTLTKREAESLIDLSDDVDNLTKRMSELDAAEAVAPHDKTTRQKEKKEGDSDEFDMFAQSRNATYETTKNSGSKYEDNLEQVKGGSLSTAILNRNNPKLPQQTTTSASPGGPGGPGGQGDQESLTSSEFERFLAERAAAAEALPTLPTATTTATSTSSTTGNQNIQRQINKDQDKSLFAL from the exons ATGTCACTTTTTGGAGTAGGCAATCCCTTTTCTACGCAAGTAGGACAAAAGATCG AGTCTGCTACAGATGGTAGCTTACCCAGCGAAAATTGGACGCTTAACATGGAGATATGTGATATTATAAACGAAACCGAGGATGGGCCGAAAGACGCTATTAAAGCTATCAAACGCAGACTCAATCAGGCGGCGGGCAAAAATTATACCATAGTCATGTATACGCTTACC GTGTTGGAGACATGTGTGAAGAATTGTGGAAAACGTTTTCATGCTCTTGCTTGTTCGAGAGAGTTTGTGCAAGATCTAGTAAAATTAATCGGTCCCAAAAATGAACCACCTACAGCAGTTCAAGAGAAAGTTTTAAGTTTAATCCAAACTTGGGCAGATACATTCCGTCATCAGCCGCACACTCAAGGCGTTGTGCAGGTTTATCAAGAATTAAAGATAAAGGGCATACAGTTCCCGATGACCGATCTGGATGCTATGGCCCCAATTATCACCCCAGAAAGA AGTGTACCTGAAACGGAGCAAATTCCAGCGAGCCTCGCTACGAGTGAGCAGCCTGCGTCTTTGGGAACGCAAAACTTACCTTCTCAAACGTCGCAGTCTATTGGTCAGTTAACTCAATTGAGCGAACAACAATTGGCCAAATTACAAAGTGAACTTGATGTTGTTCAAGGAAATATGCGCGTATTATCGGAAATGTTGGCGTACTTTACAAGTCCAGACCAAAGTAGCAAGCAACAACCAGATTCTGCGGATCTTGAATTATTGAAC GAGCTTCATTCGACATGTAAGGCAATGCAAGAGCGTGTCGTCGATTTGATCGGTAAATTGGCTCACGATGAAATGACAGCTGAATTATTACGCATTAATGACGAATTAAACAATCTGTTTCTTCGTTATACGCGTTATACGAAGAATAAAATGCAAGTACCGGCAAGTGCTATATTAGCTCAGACGATTGCGCATCCACCGAATGCTGAATTGACTCCAACTCTTACTAAACGAGAAGCGGAATCACTTATAGATTTATCTGACGATGTGGATAATTTGACAAAGCGGATGAGTGAACTCG atgcCGCTGAAGCTGTAGCACCACACGACAAAACCACACgacaaaaggaaaaaaaagaaggggaTAGTGATGAATTTGATATGTTTGCGCAATCGCGTAATGCAACGTAcgaaacaacaaaaaatag CGGCAGCAAGTATGAGGATAATTTGGAGCAGGTGAAAGGAGGGAGTCTAAGCACGGCAATTCTCAACCGCAATAATCCTAAATTACCTCAACAGACCACTACTAGTGCTAGT CCTGGAGGGCCTGGAGGGCCTGGAGGACAAGGGGATCAAGAATCCTTGACATCGTCAGAATTTGAGCGCTTCTTAGCGGAACGTGCAGCCGCGGCTGAAGCTTTACCAACACTCCCTACAGCCACAACAACTGCCACCTCGACGTCTTCGACTACCGGTAACCAGAACATTCAGCGCCAAATTAACAAAGATCAAGACAAATCTTTATTCGCTCTTTAA
- the LOC139813977 gene encoding TOM1-like protein 2 isoform X2 yields MSLFGVGNPFSTQVGQKIESATDGSLPSENWTLNMEICDIINETEDGPKDAIKAIKRRLNQAAGKNYTIVMYTLTVLETCVKNCGKRFHALACSREFVQDLVKLIGPKNEPPTAVQEKVLSLIQTWADTFRHQPHTQGVVQVYQELKIKGIQFPMTDLDAMAPIITPERSVPETEQIPASLATSEQPASLGTQNLPSQTSQSIGQLTQLSEQQLAKLQSELDVVQGNMRVLSEMLAYFTSPDQSSKQQPDSADLELLNELHSTCKAMQERVVDLIGKLAHDEMTAELLRINDELNNLFLRYTRYTKNKMQVPASAILAQTIAHPPNAELTPTLTKREAESLIDLSDDVDNLTKRMSELDAAEAVAPHDKTTRQKEKKEGDSDEFDMFAQSRNATYETTKNSGSKYEDNLEQVKGGSLSTAILNRNNPKLPQQTTTSASPNMESEFNEMAAWLDRTPGGPGGQGDQESLTSSEFERFLAERAAAAEALPTLPTATTTATSTSSTTGNQNIQRQINKDQDKSLFAL; encoded by the exons ATGTCACTTTTTGGAGTAGGCAATCCCTTTTCTACGCAAGTAGGACAAAAGATCG AGTCTGCTACAGATGGTAGCTTACCCAGCGAAAATTGGACGCTTAACATGGAGATATGTGATATTATAAACGAAACCGAGGATGGGCCGAAAGACGCTATTAAAGCTATCAAACGCAGACTCAATCAGGCGGCGGGCAAAAATTATACCATAGTCATGTATACGCTTACC GTGTTGGAGACATGTGTGAAGAATTGTGGAAAACGTTTTCATGCTCTTGCTTGTTCGAGAGAGTTTGTGCAAGATCTAGTAAAATTAATCGGTCCCAAAAATGAACCACCTACAGCAGTTCAAGAGAAAGTTTTAAGTTTAATCCAAACTTGGGCAGATACATTCCGTCATCAGCCGCACACTCAAGGCGTTGTGCAGGTTTATCAAGAATTAAAGATAAAGGGCATACAGTTCCCGATGACCGATCTGGATGCTATGGCCCCAATTATCACCCCAGAAAGA AGTGTACCTGAAACGGAGCAAATTCCAGCGAGCCTCGCTACGAGTGAGCAGCCTGCGTCTTTGGGAACGCAAAACTTACCTTCTCAAACGTCGCAGTCTATTGGTCAGTTAACTCAATTGAGCGAACAACAATTGGCCAAATTACAAAGTGAACTTGATGTTGTTCAAGGAAATATGCGCGTATTATCGGAAATGTTGGCGTACTTTACAAGTCCAGACCAAAGTAGCAAGCAACAACCAGATTCTGCGGATCTTGAATTATTGAAC GAGCTTCATTCGACATGTAAGGCAATGCAAGAGCGTGTCGTCGATTTGATCGGTAAATTGGCTCACGATGAAATGACAGCTGAATTATTACGCATTAATGACGAATTAAACAATCTGTTTCTTCGTTATACGCGTTATACGAAGAATAAAATGCAAGTACCGGCAAGTGCTATATTAGCTCAGACGATTGCGCATCCACCGAATGCTGAATTGACTCCAACTCTTACTAAACGAGAAGCGGAATCACTTATAGATTTATCTGACGATGTGGATAATTTGACAAAGCGGATGAGTGAACTCG atgcCGCTGAAGCTGTAGCACCACACGACAAAACCACACgacaaaaggaaaaaaaagaaggggaTAGTGATGAATTTGATATGTTTGCGCAATCGCGTAATGCAACGTAcgaaacaacaaaaaatag CGGCAGCAAGTATGAGGATAATTTGGAGCAGGTGAAAGGAGGGAGTCTAAGCACGGCAATTCTCAACCGCAATAATCCTAAATTACCTCAACAGACCACTACTAGTGCTAGT CCGAACATGGAATCTGAATTCAATGAAATGGCAGCCTGGTTAGATCGCACA CCTGGAGGGCCTGGAGGACAAGGGGATCAAGAATCCTTGACATCGTCAGAATTTGAGCGCTTCTTAGCGGAACGTGCAGCCGCGGCTGAAGCTTTACCAACACTCCCTACAGCCACAACAACTGCCACCTCGACGTCTTCGACTACCGGTAACCAGAACATTCAGCGCCAAATTAACAAAGATCAAGACAAATCTTTATTCGCTCTTTAA
- the LOC139813977 gene encoding TOM1-like protein 2 isoform X1: MSLFGVGNPFSTQVGQKIESATDGSLPSENWTLNMEICDIINETEDGPKDAIKAIKRRLNQAAGKNYTIVMYTLTVLETCVKNCGKRFHALACSREFVQDLVKLIGPKNEPPTAVQEKVLSLIQTWADTFRHQPHTQGVVQVYQELKIKGIQFPMTDLDAMAPIITPERSVPETEQIPASLATSEQPASLGTQNLPSQTSQSIGQLTQLSEQQLAKLQSELDVVQGNMRVLSEMLAYFTSPDQSSKQQPDSADLELLNELHSTCKAMQERVVDLIGKLAHDEMTAELLRINDELNNLFLRYTRYTKNKMQVPASAILAQTIAHPPNAELTPTLTKREAESLIDLSDDVDNLTKRMSELDAAEAVAPHDKTTRQKEKKEGDSDEFDMFAQSRNATYETTKNSGSKYEDNLEQVKGGSLSTAILNRNNPKLPQQTTTSASPNMESEFNEMAAWLDRTPGGPGGPGGQGDQESLTSSEFERFLAERAAAAEALPTLPTATTTATSTSSTTGNQNIQRQINKDQDKSLFAL; this comes from the exons ATGTCACTTTTTGGAGTAGGCAATCCCTTTTCTACGCAAGTAGGACAAAAGATCG AGTCTGCTACAGATGGTAGCTTACCCAGCGAAAATTGGACGCTTAACATGGAGATATGTGATATTATAAACGAAACCGAGGATGGGCCGAAAGACGCTATTAAAGCTATCAAACGCAGACTCAATCAGGCGGCGGGCAAAAATTATACCATAGTCATGTATACGCTTACC GTGTTGGAGACATGTGTGAAGAATTGTGGAAAACGTTTTCATGCTCTTGCTTGTTCGAGAGAGTTTGTGCAAGATCTAGTAAAATTAATCGGTCCCAAAAATGAACCACCTACAGCAGTTCAAGAGAAAGTTTTAAGTTTAATCCAAACTTGGGCAGATACATTCCGTCATCAGCCGCACACTCAAGGCGTTGTGCAGGTTTATCAAGAATTAAAGATAAAGGGCATACAGTTCCCGATGACCGATCTGGATGCTATGGCCCCAATTATCACCCCAGAAAGA AGTGTACCTGAAACGGAGCAAATTCCAGCGAGCCTCGCTACGAGTGAGCAGCCTGCGTCTTTGGGAACGCAAAACTTACCTTCTCAAACGTCGCAGTCTATTGGTCAGTTAACTCAATTGAGCGAACAACAATTGGCCAAATTACAAAGTGAACTTGATGTTGTTCAAGGAAATATGCGCGTATTATCGGAAATGTTGGCGTACTTTACAAGTCCAGACCAAAGTAGCAAGCAACAACCAGATTCTGCGGATCTTGAATTATTGAAC GAGCTTCATTCGACATGTAAGGCAATGCAAGAGCGTGTCGTCGATTTGATCGGTAAATTGGCTCACGATGAAATGACAGCTGAATTATTACGCATTAATGACGAATTAAACAATCTGTTTCTTCGTTATACGCGTTATACGAAGAATAAAATGCAAGTACCGGCAAGTGCTATATTAGCTCAGACGATTGCGCATCCACCGAATGCTGAATTGACTCCAACTCTTACTAAACGAGAAGCGGAATCACTTATAGATTTATCTGACGATGTGGATAATTTGACAAAGCGGATGAGTGAACTCG atgcCGCTGAAGCTGTAGCACCACACGACAAAACCACACgacaaaaggaaaaaaaagaaggggaTAGTGATGAATTTGATATGTTTGCGCAATCGCGTAATGCAACGTAcgaaacaacaaaaaatag CGGCAGCAAGTATGAGGATAATTTGGAGCAGGTGAAAGGAGGGAGTCTAAGCACGGCAATTCTCAACCGCAATAATCCTAAATTACCTCAACAGACCACTACTAGTGCTAGT CCGAACATGGAATCTGAATTCAATGAAATGGCAGCCTGGTTAGATCGCACA CCTGGAGGGCCTGGAGGGCCTGGAGGACAAGGGGATCAAGAATCCTTGACATCGTCAGAATTTGAGCGCTTCTTAGCGGAACGTGCAGCCGCGGCTGAAGCTTTACCAACACTCCCTACAGCCACAACAACTGCCACCTCGACGTCTTCGACTACCGGTAACCAGAACATTCAGCGCCAAATTAACAAAGATCAAGACAAATCTTTATTCGCTCTTTAA
- the LOC139813977 gene encoding TOM1-like protein 2 isoform X4: MSLFGVGNPFSTQVGQKIESATDGSLPSENWTLNMEICDIINETEDGPKDAIKAIKRRLNQAAGKNYTIVMYTLTVLETCVKNCGKRFHALACSREFVQDLVKLIGPKNEPPTAVQEKVLSLIQTWADTFRHQPHTQGVVQVYQELKIKGIQFPMTDLDAMAPIITPERSVPETEQIPASLATSEQPASLGTQNLPSQTSQSIGQLTQLSEQQLAKLQSELDVVQGNMRVLSEMLAYFTSPDQSSKQQPDSADLELLNELHSTCKAMQERVVDLIGKLAHDEMTAELLRINDELNNLFLRYTRYTKNKMQVPASAILAQTIAHPPNAELTPTLTKREAESLIDLSDDVDNLTKRMSELDAAEAVAPHDKTTRQKEKKEGDSDEFDMFAQSRNATYETTKNSGSKYEDNLEQVKGGSLSTAILNRNNPKLPQQTTTSARPGGPGGQGDQESLTSSEFERFLAERAAAAEALPTLPTATTTATSTSSTTGNQNIQRQINKDQDKSLFAL, translated from the exons ATGTCACTTTTTGGAGTAGGCAATCCCTTTTCTACGCAAGTAGGACAAAAGATCG AGTCTGCTACAGATGGTAGCTTACCCAGCGAAAATTGGACGCTTAACATGGAGATATGTGATATTATAAACGAAACCGAGGATGGGCCGAAAGACGCTATTAAAGCTATCAAACGCAGACTCAATCAGGCGGCGGGCAAAAATTATACCATAGTCATGTATACGCTTACC GTGTTGGAGACATGTGTGAAGAATTGTGGAAAACGTTTTCATGCTCTTGCTTGTTCGAGAGAGTTTGTGCAAGATCTAGTAAAATTAATCGGTCCCAAAAATGAACCACCTACAGCAGTTCAAGAGAAAGTTTTAAGTTTAATCCAAACTTGGGCAGATACATTCCGTCATCAGCCGCACACTCAAGGCGTTGTGCAGGTTTATCAAGAATTAAAGATAAAGGGCATACAGTTCCCGATGACCGATCTGGATGCTATGGCCCCAATTATCACCCCAGAAAGA AGTGTACCTGAAACGGAGCAAATTCCAGCGAGCCTCGCTACGAGTGAGCAGCCTGCGTCTTTGGGAACGCAAAACTTACCTTCTCAAACGTCGCAGTCTATTGGTCAGTTAACTCAATTGAGCGAACAACAATTGGCCAAATTACAAAGTGAACTTGATGTTGTTCAAGGAAATATGCGCGTATTATCGGAAATGTTGGCGTACTTTACAAGTCCAGACCAAAGTAGCAAGCAACAACCAGATTCTGCGGATCTTGAATTATTGAAC GAGCTTCATTCGACATGTAAGGCAATGCAAGAGCGTGTCGTCGATTTGATCGGTAAATTGGCTCACGATGAAATGACAGCTGAATTATTACGCATTAATGACGAATTAAACAATCTGTTTCTTCGTTATACGCGTTATACGAAGAATAAAATGCAAGTACCGGCAAGTGCTATATTAGCTCAGACGATTGCGCATCCACCGAATGCTGAATTGACTCCAACTCTTACTAAACGAGAAGCGGAATCACTTATAGATTTATCTGACGATGTGGATAATTTGACAAAGCGGATGAGTGAACTCG atgcCGCTGAAGCTGTAGCACCACACGACAAAACCACACgacaaaaggaaaaaaaagaaggggaTAGTGATGAATTTGATATGTTTGCGCAATCGCGTAATGCAACGTAcgaaacaacaaaaaatag CGGCAGCAAGTATGAGGATAATTTGGAGCAGGTGAAAGGAGGGAGTCTAAGCACGGCAATTCTCAACCGCAATAATCCTAAATTACCTCAACAGACCACTACTAGTGCTA GGCCTGGAGGGCCTGGAGGACAAGGGGATCAAGAATCCTTGACATCGTCAGAATTTGAGCGCTTCTTAGCGGAACGTGCAGCCGCGGCTGAAGCTTTACCAACACTCCCTACAGCCACAACAACTGCCACCTCGACGTCTTCGACTACCGGTAACCAGAACATTCAGCGCCAAATTAACAAAGATCAAGACAAATCTTTATTCGCTCTTTAA